The genome window GTTTAACCATCCTCATCATTTTGCTTTTAAACAACATTCTTTATTGCATTTTACTAGCCTGACTCAAATCTAAGTTTGATAAAGCATCAGTCACTTGAGGGCTAAACTCAGAGAAAGTAGGTGGCTAGGAGATTCCCCTGGGAAAATGCTAAAGAAAGCCTTCCCAAGTTGGGGTTCTATTTAAAACATAGAGCTGCAATGATTTTCCACAAAGAAGCATTACTATACAGCATTCTACACTGAGAAATAATTCTCATTAAAGTTGGTCAAGGTAGAAAATGAGCTCAACAGCATCTCAGGGCAAAGGCAGAAGCTAAACCAATGTCATTAGCCAAGAAGAAACTGATTTCATAGGTAATTCCTTTAGGTAAGTGCATGACAAACTTTTTGATTTAGGGATATCATTTCCATCTAATCAGCTAATTCAGAATATTTTCCCTGTGGCATTTTTATACTCCTAAATATGGATCTTAGAGTTCCAAATATACTATTTATGTGGGTCCCAACCACAAATCTTATAGATTTTTCTCTCCAGTGGGTAGTTTTGAAACTCATTTGTtgcactttcacacacacacacacacacacacacacacacacacacacacacacacgaagaaagagagagaggagtcctATATTCTTACAAGGGCCCATGAAATTAACTTGGAGTGCAATGAATGACTTTCAAATAGAATGCAAGATCCTTTGATCCtgatattttctaaataatttcaattttttcctcttttagcaCTTAAGCAAAGTGAATTCAGATGTGCTCAACTGTTAACATCAACGTAATAACATACACTCAACTCTGATGACAAAAATAGTTGAAGTGTTTATAATAATAATGTGAACCTCTGTTCAACCTctgttaattgtgtgtgtgtgtgtgtgtgtgtgtgtgtgtgtgtgtgtgtgtgtgtgtgtgtgtttatctgtgtatgtgttcacCTCCAGGATGATGAGACTTCTCTCATCTTAATGACTTAATTTTCTTGAACTCAAAGTTTCCACAAGAAGCCAGACAATCATTACTGTATATTATAGGTCTGACACTTTCTACTAATATGAATGAGCAAAGCAAGATTTAACATCTACCATGGTGAAAAAAGAGATGTTTACTTAATTAAATAGGGaaagaaattttgaaaagaaCAATTTAAATTCTTGAGACTATTTTATCTAGTACCCACTGAGATTAATATAGATAATATATTTAAGCTTTGTTAAAGCTTACCTGAGCTTTACAATAAACATAGAACTTATTActtaataaaatagtaataagGTAAAAGGTAGCTTATATTTCCCTCCCAGAATACAATATTAAATTAATTCTGTAATTCTACAAATGAAACTTTTTTCTAATTACTACAGATTTAACAATATACAAacctattttatataataaattctaTTTGACTATCCTGTATTCTTAGGAAACAAGTCTATTTCTAATTAATTTATACTTTCACAAATATATAGTAatgtaaaataatgtaaaaaaatccattctaacttttgccttcctgtttacTTTAAATATAGATACATGAAATAGCATGACAGGGTCAgagttaaaaaggtttatttttcaaTGATCCCTTTGCCCTGTGAAGTTACTGTGACTCACGGTCCCATCACTGAGGCTGAGAAGTATTTCAGTCCACATCAGCCACAGGGTTACCATAATCTCAGGAAGTATCATAGGACTAGATGGAAATGGTTTCTGAAATTTTTGACCTTAAAGAAAATCTTAacctaaagtttaaaaataatttccagagttggaaagatgattcagtggttaagaacacatctTGCCCTTGAAGAGGATCAGAATATGTATTCAATGACCTCTTCTAGCTTCTCTGCATATCTGCACACATTtatcatacacacattcacacacacacaaacacacatataaatcttaatgttagtctatgtcttttctGTAGAATGTAATCATTTAGAGACTTCTAGTCAcccaaagatttttttataagaCATTTAATTAGATTATCAGAAACCTACAGTCTCCATATTGACCTGCATTTATATCAACCAGCAAAAGCTATGATTTTTATTACTCATTCATGTTCCAACATATTTGTAATAAATCACTTAGCATATTTAAATGAACTCATAACTATTTTTTACTGTGTACattctacttttcattttaattttagtttaactGATCACagcataattatataattttgtgATCTCTACGGCTCAAATAGCAAACTGAATCATCCGATAAGACCACAGGGGGCACCTTCCAGAACATGTCATACACATGTGCAGTGGTTGCATTCATTTTTTATGAAGTAATAATTACTTTGTGACTTTCAGTCATTTTACCCATAGGCATGGTTGGATCTCACATTTTGTtcaatgtttaaatatatttaagaagtttgtatttttcaagtgaatgcatatattgtcatttattttcataaatgtcatccttttattatattttaattatattgtaTGTGTTTTTAAGTGACAATGATAgactaaatatttttctttacttgacTTAAATTTCTTGAGGCAAACACATTTATGGTCTTCAAATGACTCTTTCTTTGTTACTTTCTTCCAAATATTATTGCTGGATTAAATCATCTCTACTTACCAAATGTTGTTGGACCATAGCATTTTTAGGTTTCCTTCCTTTTATTAATCTTTAATATTTCATGTATAATATGAAGTTATTGGATTAAAGTATAGTAATTCTGttacaatattttataaataatcaaTATTTGGATTCATATAGTAGCAATTGTTTAGCAAACTAACTCATTTGTGAGTTGTGGTTGAGCTGGGGTCCAGCAATGTTAGAACCCTTGCATAACTTGTTCAAAGCTCTGTGCTCAATTTGTGGGATacaaaaataattacaataaatgaatgagttaAATAGCCAATAAAATTTATTGAAGTAATATCTTAAATCACATTGtgcttttgtctttcagggtTCTATGTGATATGCTCTAGGACTTAATTCACTAAGACTTTCAGTAGGAGAGCTAAGCAATGCTAATTGGAAACACATTACAATTAATCAGAACATGGGGGGAAACAATGCAATCACTTTTCATTTTCAACATGGGAAAATATGAAGACAGGAAACCAAAAGCAGCAACAGTAGGTACACAAATTAAACAGTAGAAATTGCTTGATAGTAAAACCTGTGAACTGGAAAATGTATGTCAAGAGCAGAAATCTGTGGTATGACTGTTTTGTGTGTCTTGGAGAATGGTGAAGATATATATTAACAGATTTGGTAGGACTATATGAAAATAAGTTCATGCTTTCATATTAACTTAAAGCTGTAAAAAGGACTTGTTCATGAGTGTACCATATTTGACTTTGGACATTTTACTCTGGGATCCAAAACTACCTCTACAGTTAAATAATTTAATAGTTGGTTACTAAATAAACTGTGTATAATGATGAAGAAAATACTAAACAGGACTTAATGTGCATGAGTTATACCAAATATTATGGGTTAGCATAGGAGAACCCAtcacaatacaaaataaaaagtatggAGAAATGTTGtaggcaaatttggagaaaactgatgaagaaaatgtcataatatATTTAGTTGCCATTAACAGAATGCTCTGTTTGTAACAAATCATAAAGAGTAGAGTTTCATTTTCACACATCACTAGAAGAAACCTCCATAAAGAACTGATGGCTTTGGTGAAGTTGTTCAACATGCacactgaatgctgggattgttCAAGTTTCCACTGAGGTGCATGTAAGACATGGGCTTTATGCATCGTAGCTGCTACACTCTTAATAGCAAAAACACTAACTACACAAATAAGACTATGAGCAAAGTAACACTTTGTCTATATGAAGGTCTTTTTACCTTTTGAGAGGGAATGGCTTTCAGGAAAGATACTAACTTGACATTGCATGcccaattttcaataaaaaatagaaatatcattacatgtttaaaaaaaagcagaCCTCATCTTCCTTATGTGAGATAAGGCTGTAATCATTTAAAAACTGGGCCTGGGGATCATAACAGGATAGAAATCATGTGGTAATAAGAACTTCATGAAGCCAATAAGCCAAAGGCTTagaaatatacaaaaacaaattaataaaatcaggaCCAAATCCTGTAGAGATATACAGTAAAACAGTAAGTGAAAACCAATTGCTATAGGAAATATCCAGAATAGAGTTTCTCTCAAGTAACAAGGTACCTATGGCAAGTGGGGTGGTAGGACGGATTGAACAGCTAGGGTTGGTAAGGGATGGCTGACAACAGAGAAGTGTAATTATAGGGGACACCAGTTCagatatttttatcttaaatgaaTTTATAATAGCTATAGGACACAGAAGTTGAAGGATGTTTGATTGGAGGATTTGGGGAAACCTGCAGTATATTTAAAAGTATCAAATAAGAATAGCATAGTACTGTAGTCAAAAACTTGAATACATGTCTCAAATTACTAAATGTAAGTCCTGGACCTGACTCTATCCTTCTGCAACCCTGGGAATTGTTCTTAACATACAAATCTGGATAAAGAGTGTAGAACATATATAGGATTTTACCTGGTATAGAGAATTTATGGGCTTTCTAAATATCTCTGCACAAAAAAGTACATAATAAATGCTACGTATTGACATGTAATTTTTAAACTAATAATATGTTTACTTTTAGAGCCCCTGAATGTCAATGTTTAAGCAGAGTCATGACAAAACTGTCATGagctaaatgttttaaaaatcatctcaATGTTAGTGGGTAACCTCCACAATAAGTTGCATAGAAAAAGCAAATCATACACATGTAGGTcatgaattataaaaaaaataataaactacaaTTAAACAGTCATACAATTTATGCCATTGGTACAGGCATATGTTTGGATAGGATTCCAAAACTGCTCTGCAGTGAAAAAAAActgatgaaagagaggtaaatgAAAAGCTTATATaggacaaagcaaaaagaaaaatagccaaacagaaagacaaaaaatagAATGATATAAACATTCATCTCTAAgatttaagaaaatcaaaatgcTAAATCCACCCCTGACAAAAGAAGCAAACCAATTTAAAAGTCAATGGACAATGAGAATGAATGTCACTTCTGAAGAAAATCAATATAGATCCCCAAATGATCTACAGAAAAATATTCACtattggggatggagagatggtccaaTGGAAAAGACTATCTATTGTTTTTACAGAGAACCtaaatttaattcccagcattcacaaagTAGCTCAAAGACTgcagtaactccagtcccagaggattcaatgtcctcttctgatcaCAATGTGAGTTGCAAATACATGGTGCCCATATagatatgcaggcaaaaaaaaaaactcatactcatgaaaaaggaaataaatatttaaaattctgtgtTAAGATGGTAAGCCAtaagagaaatacaaataaaaactacaatAAAATTACAGTATCATCTATTATCAAAGCTACTACTAAAACCCAAAAGAAACTAATGTTCATTAAAAGTAGGGTAAAAGTTCAGGTTTATTCACTTTTGATGGGAATGTTCATGTAGCAGTTatatggaatcatagaagtttctCAAAAAGTTACAATAGAGTTGCCATATTTATCCTCTGTTTTACCATGAGTTGTATCTTAAGGATATAAATTCAGCATACCAAAGAGATACATGCTTCTCCTTACTTATGACTGTACTATTTATAGTAGCTTGCatgttgaaaaaaatatatatatttaatatgagCCATATGAAGAAAGGAATCATGTCATTCACAGCACAATAGATAAAAGTGCAAGGCACTGTGTTAAAGGAAAtgtcagagagagaaaatatgtcCAAGTTCTTGCAATGGTGGAAAATGTTAACAAACTCAACATGACTGTAGAATATTGACTGATCAATGGTGGTTTGGTAATAGGAATGCAGGTGGGTAGAAAATGCTGAAAAGGTAGATCTAATACCTGTGCACATCACCTGCATGTATTCGAAACACAATGTGGGTACAAATGAATATAACTAATGCATGTCAACCAAAATATGGCAGTaattttacaaaaacaaatacagatgaaatgtgtttaaatataattttgagCCTAAATCTCCATTTCACCAGTGAAACAAATTCACAaaagaataatttgaaaaatagtcCAAGACCATCCTATATGAATATTCCCTGACACTTGAAGTAATTAGACATTGAAAATATCTAGGGAAGAGTTCAGAGAACGTATTTAGATATACTGCAAGGCAAATCTACTACAACAAAATGTCTGGCCCTAGAATAAAAAGGATGAACCCCGTTTGTCTCtctatattatatttatgtttgtatttttcatttacttatcCTTTTGCTATCTGACTCAGAGTTTTTTCTCTTGATTTAAAATTCAGAGAATAAAGGAGCCCCATAAGTGGAAAATATGCAATTGTAGCATTGGCTGCAATTTTTCATCATTTCCTAACATCTAGTGATTTGAAAGTGCTCACACCAATGGATCGACTAAATGACTCCATGGTTTCTGAATTTGTGCTTCTAGGACTCTCTAGTTCTTGGGAAACTAAAGTTTTTCTCATGCTGACATTCTCTATGCTCTACTTAGGAATCATTCTTGGAAATCTCTTCATTGTCATTTTAGTAATTGCTGACTCTCACTTACATTCTCCTATGTACTTCCTATTGGCCAACCTGTCTTTGAATGATGTGTGGGTTTCCTCCACCACTGTTCCCAAGATGATCTCAGATCTTCTGACAGAACGCAAAGTAATTTCTTTCCACAGTTGCATGACTCAGATCTGTTTTATTCACATTATGGGAGGAGTGGAGATGGTGCTGCTCATAGCCATGGCATTTGACAGGTACACAGCCATCTGTAAGCCTCTGCACTACTTGAGTATCATGAACCCTAAAATATGCATTTCATTTGTAATTACTGGCTGGGTCACTGGTGTGATCCATGCTATGTCCCAGTTCTCTTTTGTGATAAACCTGCCTTTTTGTGGACCTAACAAAGTAGACAGCTTTTACTGTGACTTCCCTCGGATCATACAACTTGCATGCACTGATGGAGACAAGTTTGAGTTTGTTGTTGCAGCCAACAGTGGCTTCATGAGCATGGGaaccttcttcctgcttctcctctccTATGTCTTCATTTTAGTCACAGTCTGGAAGAGGTCTTCAGGGGACTTGTCAAAGGCACTTGTCACTCTGTCTGCACACATCACTGTGGTTGTACTTTTTTTCACTCCGTGCATGTTTCTCTATGTGTGGCCCTTCCCCACATCCTCTGTTGACAAATACCTCTTTATTGCTGACTTTGCTATCACCCCTGCCCTGAATCCTGTCATCTATACATTGAGGAATAAAGATATAAGGGTAGCAATCAAAAGATTGTGCAAAAGAGTTAGTTTTGATAGATATTGTTGACTAAATCTGGTGTGGGAGCTCTAAAAGTGTACATCCAACTGTATATTGAAAGGTCCCCCTGAGGAACATGCTACTTAACCTTGCCAACTGCACATGTTACCTACCTCACAACATATATCTATTCCCACACACCATTAATGCCTTGCTTCGAATACATCACTatgtactacttttttttttttaaaaaaaaaagcactatggataaataaatgtggttTTTACCTGACTTTGTGATAATCTAACACAACAAAGACACAATGGCAGTCTATAATGTTAAAAAATGGGTAAATAAATGAATCATCACAATGAGTGCTTCTATATTTGAGACTAGTGTCTCTAGTTATTTGGGTTGTGATCTCTCAAAAAGGACACAGAGTTTAGATTAGAATGGTAATAACTTATTCAGAAGAGTTTTCAGAGTCATCATTGGGGATGTAACACAT of Peromyscus maniculatus bairdii isolate BWxNUB_F1_BW_parent chromosome 4, HU_Pman_BW_mat_3.1, whole genome shotgun sequence contains these proteins:
- the LOC102922233 gene encoding olfactory receptor 4F21-like; the protein is MDRLNDSMVSEFVLLGLSSSWETKVFLMLTFSMLYLGIILGNLFIVILVIADSHLHSPMYFLLANLSLNDVWVSSTTVPKMISDLLTERKVISFHSCMTQICFIHIMGGVEMVLLIAMAFDRYTAICKPLHYLSIMNPKICISFVITGWVTGVIHAMSQFSFVINLPFCGPNKVDSFYCDFPRIIQLACTDGDKFEFVVAANSGFMSMGTFFLLLLSYVFILVTVWKRSSGDLSKALVTLSAHITVVVLFFTPCMFLYVWPFPTSSVDKYLFIADFAITPALNPVIYTLRNKDIRVAIKRLCKRVSFDRYC